The genomic DNA TCTTGCCCAAATCGGAGGTCCCATGTCAGATCGGCGCAGCCATTCGCCACTTCGTCCCGCTTTGCCTTTGCTTGCCGCCGCGACGTTCGCCCTGTCCGCCTGCGTTCCGGGCGTCGGCCCGCAGGGACCGACCGCGTCGGAGCGGCTGGACCAGGCGATCGGACAGAACGAGCGCGACATCATCGGACGCTGGGGCCGGCCGGACGACGTCTACGAATATGCCGACGGAACGCGCGCCGTCACCTGGGAATACGGCTACTGGCAGGAGAGCTGGCAGGAGGAATGGCATTGCGAGATCACGCTCGACCTCAATTCCGCCGGCACGGTGGTCGACTGGCACATGTCCTTCATCAACGACGCGGCCAACCCTGCCATGACATCATGGACGGGCTCAGCTGAGACGTCGCCGGCAACGTCGGCGCAATGCGCCGTGGCGGCCGTACTGGCGCTGGCGCTGAGCGGCTGTGCCGACGGGACCCGCTGGGCGGAAAGCCGCGACGCCGAGACCCTGAACGGTTTCATCGGGCGTAGCGCCCGCGACGCGGTCGCCGCCTGGGGCCCGCCGTCCAGCACCTACGGCTATGGCGACGGCCGCAAGGAGCTCACCTATCGCTGGTCGGAGACGGTGGACGACAAGACGCAAAGCTGCGAGTGGACGCTGGTGATCGACGCCGACGGCACCATCGGCTCGTGGCGACGGGCAACGACCCGGCTGGGAGCCGGGCTGTGCGAGAACGACGCCGCCCGCGAATAGACGCCGGCTAGATCAGGCCGCGCACGGCGCGGAACACGTCGTGGAACATCGCCTCGGTCAGCCGGCCGGTGTTGGTGTTGTAGCGCGAGCAGTGATAGCTGTCGGCCAGCGTCAGACCGTCGCCGAGGTCGTGAATTGCCGCGTGGCCGAACTTGCAGTCCGCCTGCCGCCGGCCCAGCGCGCGCAGTACCGACCCGTGCGAACCGGTGCCCAGGGCGACAATGACCCGCAGCCGTGGCAGGCCGGCAATCGTGGCGGCCAGGAACGGCCGGCATGCGCCGAACTCCGCGCCCACCGGCTTGTTCTCCGGCGGCACGCAGCGCACCGCATTGGTGATCATGCAGTCGACCAGGGTCAGTCCGTCGGCAGGATCGCGGTCGTACCTGCCGCATGCGAAGCCGAATTCGAGCAAGGTCGCATAGAGCAGGTCGCCGGCATAGTCGCCAGTGAACGGCCGGCCGGTGCGGTTGGCGCCGTGCAGGCCCGGCGCCAGGCCGACGATCAGCAGCCGCGCGTCGGCCGGCCCGAAGCTCGGCACCGGCGCGTTATGATAGCCGGGAAACCGGGCCCGGTTGTCACGCCGGAAGCCGGCCAGCCGCGGACAAAGTATGCAATCGCGGCCCGGTTCCGCCGCGGACGCCGCCACCGCTCAGCGCACGGGCTCGTCGTCGAGGTCGTCCTCGTCGTCGTAATACTCGTCGTCCTCGAGGTCCTCGTCGTCCTCGTCGTACTCGTCTTCCTCGACCGCTGGCCGCGCCGCCGTGCGCCGGTCCTCGCGGTTGTCCGGGCGGCCGGCATGCGACCGGCGGATCGAATCCGCCAGCTGCTCCAACTCGACAAACACGTCCGCCTGGCGGCGCAACTCGTCGGCCACCATCGGCGGCTGCGAGCGGATGGTGGAGACGATCGACACCCGCACGCCCTTGCGCTGCACCGCCTCGACCAGGCGGCGAAAGTCGCCGTCGCCCGAGAAGATCACGACATGGTCGACCCGCTCGGCGATCTCCATCACGTCGGTCGCCAGCTCGATGTCCATGTTGCCCTTGATCTTGCGCCGGCCGGTGGCGTCGGTGAACTCCTTGGTCGGCTTGGTGACCATGGTGTAACCGTTGTAGTCGAGCCAGTCGACCAGCGGGCGGATCGGTGAATACTCCTGGTCCTCGACCAGCGCCGTATAATAGAACGCACGAACAAGCCTTGTATTCAGCCTGAACAGTTCCAGCAGCTTTTTGTAGTCAATGTCGAAACCTAACGATCGTGCCGCTGCGTAGAGATTTGCCCCATCGATGAAGATAGCGACGCGTTCGTCCTCATAGAACTTCCCACCAGGGATAGACCTAGCCATCAGCATTCCTATTGTGTTCGACAGAACAGATATTGAAGCGGCTGCGTCGGTGTATCCCTAACCGTCGCAGCGCACACGGACGGACTCTGCCGCGCCGTTACGAATACCTGCACCGTCACCACCCATCCGGGCGGCAGGCAATGAACAAGGCCAACAGTCGGCACCGAATCAATTGATGCCGGGTCGACCTTGAGTTCCGAATGGAAGGAGGATATACAGTCCGGCTTTCCAACAGACAAGGGGTTTGCCTCATGGCCCGCGTGACCGTCGAAGATTGCGTCGAGCGGATTCCCAACCGGTTCGAGCTGGTCATGCTTGCCGCCCACCGCGCGCGCGAAATCGCCGCGGGCGCCGGCACCAAGGTCGATCGCGACAACGACAAGAACCCGGTGGTCGCCCTGCGCGAGATCGCGGACATCGACGTCGAGTCCGAACGGCTGCGCGACGCACTGGTCCATTCGCTGCAGCGCCAGCCCGACGTTGATGAACCGGACGACGATGAGCTAACCTTGCTGCCCAATGCCGACATGGAGATGGTGCCGGACGTCGAGGCTTCGCCGGCGGACGACGAAGACGAGGACGAGACCATCGGCGCCGGCATGGCGTCGTTCGAGGACGACCCGGCCGCGATGGACGACTGACCGCCGCCGCCCGGCCCGCGCCGGCGGGGGCCGACGGCGCAGATGTGAAGGCTGATGCGCATTTGGAGCAGGCGCAGGCAGTAGACGACAGAACGGTGGCCGACCGGGCCGCAGCGCCGAACGCCTCGGCGCCTGCCCGCCCGGCCGGCCCGCGCATGATGCGCCAGTACGAACTGGTGGAGCGGGTGCGGGCCTACGACCCGTCGGCCGACGAGGCCGCGCTCAACAAGGCCTATGTGTTCGCGATGCAGGCGCACGGCAGCCAGAAGCGGGCCAGCGGCGACCCCTATTTCTCGCATCCGCTCGAAGTGGCCGGCATCCTGACCGGCCTCAAGCTCGACACCGCCTCGATCGTGACCGCGCTGCTGCACGACGTGGTCGAGGACACCGACTACACCCTGCACGACATCGAGGCGCTGTTCGGGCCGGAGATCCGGCGCCTGGTCGACGGCGTCACCAAGCTGTCGCGCATCGAGCTGCAGTCCGACCACACCAAGCAGGCGGAGAATTTCCGCAAGCTGGTGATCGCGATGTCGGAGGACATCCGCGTGCTGCTGGTCAAACTGGCCGACCGGCTGCACAACATGCGCACGCTGCATTATGTCGGCTCGGAGGAGAAGCGGCGCCGGGTGGCGCGCGAGACGATGGACATCTTCGTGCCGCTGGCCGAGCGCATCGGGCTCAACTCGATCAAGGCGGAGCTCGAGGACCTGGCGTTCGCCGAGCTGAACCCGGACGGCCGGGAATCGGTGGTGGCGCGGCTGAACTACCTGCACGACGAGTCCGGCGTGTCGACGGTGCAGGCGATCATCGGCGAGCTCGGCCGCGTGCTCGGCGAGGCCAGGATCGTGTGCGAGGTGTCCGGCCGCGAGAAGTCGCCCTACTCGATCTGGCGCAAGATGCAGCACAAGAATGTCGGCTTCGAGCAGCTGTCCGACATCATGGCGTTCCGCGTCGTCACGCACAGCGTGCCCGACTGCTATCAGGTGCTGGGCGTGATCCACAGCCAGTACCCCGTGGTGCCGGGGCGGTTCAAGGACTACATCTCCACGCCGAAGGCCAACGGCTACCAGTCGATCCACACCGGCGTCATCGGCCCGCAGAAGCAGCGGATCGAGATGCAGATCCGCACCGTGCAGATGCACGACCAGGCGGAGCGCGGCGTCGCGGCGCACTGGGAGTACAAGCAGGGCGGCGCGGTGCCGGACGGCAGGCGCTATCGCTGGCTGCAGGATTTCCTGGAGATCCTGGAACAGGCCGCCAGCCCCGAGGATTTCCTCGAGCATACCAAGCTGGAGATGTTCTCCGACCGGGTGTTCTGCTTCACCCCGAAGGGTGACCTGATCGACCTGCCGCGCGGCTCGACGCCCGTGGATTTCGCCTATGCCGTGCACTCCGAGGTCGGCGACCACTGCACCGGCGCGAAGATCAACGGCCGGCTGATGCCGCTGCGCACCGCGCTGGCCAACGGCGACCAGGTCGAGATCACCACCAACCGCGCGCAGACGCCGTCGCCGACCTGGGAGCGGTTCGTCGTCACCGGCAAGGCGCGGGCCCGCATCCGCCGGTTCATCCGCACCCAGAAGCGCGAGGAATACATCGACCTCGGCCGCACCATGCTGCAGCGCACCTTCCGCCAGGAGGGCCACGCGCTGTCGGACAAGCTGCTGGCACGCGCGTTCGAGCACTGCCATGTCGAGACGGTGGACGACCTCTACGCCGTCGTCGGCGAGGGCCTGCGCACCGCGAACGAGGTGCTGCACGCGGTGTTCCCCGACGCCGCCCACCCGCAGAAGCCGCGGCCGCAGCCGGGCGCGCCGCACGAGGCCGAGCATCGTAACGACGTCGTCGACAAGGGCGTGCCGATCGGCGGCCTGATCCCCGGCCTGGCGCTGCATTTCGCGCGCTGCTGCCACCCGCTGCCCGGCGACCGCATCCGCGGCATCGTCACCACCGGCAAGGGCGTCACCATCCATACCGAGGACTGCGCCACCCTGGAGCGGTTCATGGATACGCCGGAGCGCTTCCTCGACGTCTACTGGACGCCG from Alphaproteobacteria bacterium includes the following:
- a CDS encoding uracil-DNA glycosylase: MPSFGPADARLLIVGLAPGLHGANRTGRPFTGDYAGDLLYATLLEFGFACGRYDRDPADGLTLVDCMITNAVRCVPPENKPVGAEFGACRPFLAATIAGLPRLRVIVALGTGSHGSVLRALGRRQADCKFGHAAIHDLGDGLTLADSYHCSRYNTNTGRLTEAMFHDVFRAVRGLI
- a CDS encoding NYN domain-containing protein, yielding MARSIPGGKFYEDERVAIFIDGANLYAAARSLGFDIDYKKLLELFRLNTRLVRAFYYTALVEDQEYSPIRPLVDWLDYNGYTMVTKPTKEFTDATGRRKIKGNMDIELATDVMEIAERVDHVVIFSGDGDFRRLVEAVQRKGVRVSIVSTIRSQPPMVADELRRQADVFVELEQLADSIRRSHAGRPDNREDRRTAARPAVEEDEYDEDDEDLEDDEYYDDEDDLDDEPVR
- the rpoZ gene encoding DNA-directed RNA polymerase subunit omega, whose protein sequence is MARVTVEDCVERIPNRFELVMLAAHRAREIAAGAGTKVDRDNDKNPVVALREIADIDVESERLRDALVHSLQRQPDVDEPDDDELTLLPNADMEMVPDVEASPADDEDEDETIGAGMASFEDDPAAMDD
- a CDS encoding bifunctional (p)ppGpp synthetase/guanosine-3',5'-bis(diphosphate) 3'-pyrophosphohydrolase codes for the protein MMRQYELVERVRAYDPSADEAALNKAYVFAMQAHGSQKRASGDPYFSHPLEVAGILTGLKLDTASIVTALLHDVVEDTDYTLHDIEALFGPEIRRLVDGVTKLSRIELQSDHTKQAENFRKLVIAMSEDIRVLLVKLADRLHNMRTLHYVGSEEKRRRVARETMDIFVPLAERIGLNSIKAELEDLAFAELNPDGRESVVARLNYLHDESGVSTVQAIIGELGRVLGEARIVCEVSGREKSPYSIWRKMQHKNVGFEQLSDIMAFRVVTHSVPDCYQVLGVIHSQYPVVPGRFKDYISTPKANGYQSIHTGVIGPQKQRIEMQIRTVQMHDQAERGVAAHWEYKQGGAVPDGRRYRWLQDFLEILEQAASPEDFLEHTKLEMFSDRVFCFTPKGDLIDLPRGSTPVDFAYAVHSEVGDHCTGAKINGRLMPLRTALANGDQVEITTNRAQTPSPTWERFVVTGKARARIRRFIRTQKREEYIDLGRTMLQRTFRQEGHALSDKLLARAFEHCHVETVDDLYAVVGEGLRTANEVLHAVFPDAAHPQKPRPQPGAPHEAEHRNDVVDKGVPIGGLIPGLALHFARCCHPLPGDRIRGIVTTGKGVTIHTEDCATLERFMDTPERFLDVYWTPNGDGHNPFVGRLHVVIDNRPGSLGTLTTIIAKNNGNITNLKITNRSIDFFDMLVDIEVKDTAHLNDVIADLRSNKAIGTVERQQG